The Chitinophaga pinensis DSM 2588 region TTTCTTGCCACGATAGTAATGATGGTATTGACGATCTGGGCAGTGATACGCCCGTAATAGATCTGCTGATGCTCCTGCTCCGCAATAATACTTTCTACCAAAGCGGCGATCAATGGTTTATCTGTTTTGTTTTTGAGAATACATCCCGGCCGGTGGCTGGCATTCTGCAAAATACTTTCAATACAGTGGATCGCTGCTGCATCATGTGGCGACTTATCGCGCACATAATACTCATTGAAGCGGACAAAGAAAAACCGCGTGATTGTGCTGATATCAAATGAGTAACTATCCTGAGGGGTCAGCAGAAAAAGATTCCCTTTCTTGTAGGAGAACTGATTGCCATTTACATACTGTATACCGGTACCGGCTACTACATAGATCAGTTCAAAGAAAGTGATCTTCCGCTTTTTTACAGGAAAGGACTCCATCTCTTTCACGTCGATCTCGAAAGGTTTGTACAGTGTCTCTTTCATGATCGTAAGTTACCGAATTAGTGCAGGATTCAGCGGATACGCCGGAAAACAGAAATGGGGATCTCTCCATTGGGTCTGGGTGGCAATTGCCAGCTAAGCTGGTCTTCTTTCAGGATGAAGGTATTTTCACGGGTAGTGCCGTCCGAATTCGGAAAACTGGCCTTGTCGATATGAAAACGGATTGTCCCTTTTACAGGATCTACCTCATAGGTCCCGAAATGACAGCTCATACTGAGTACCGCATCCCGGTATTCTTCCGGCGTTCCCTTCTCCCGGTCTTTCGAAGCAAAAGGCATGCGCTGCTCACGGAAGATCTCTACCGTATAATGTCCATCCGCAGTAAATATGGCAATGCCATGCGGATTAGCGCCATAGTCTCTCTCCTGCTTACCATCCGGCATGATCATATCGGCAGCTGTCAGTTGCCAGGTACCTGTCAGCTGTTGCCCGGTCGCCGGCAAAGCGATATAAGCACCCAGTGTAGTCAGGAAAAAGGGAAGTATGTGTTTCATTTTTCATCAGATCGTGCAGGTAAATGGCTGCACTGACCCTACAAAACTAGGCCGGCCCATCTGCCCTTACCTGTAAGATTTTACCAAAAATCTGTACATTCCAGTAAGTATATCTGGTATTCCGGAACGCGGAGTGCAATTTCTTGTCAAATGACAATACGTTATATCCCCGGACAACGTAATTTTCAGTAATGGAACAACTCATCGCATATGTGGAACAGTTCGGTCAGCTGACTGCCTCGCAGAAAAGTCTGGTCCTCGCCGGCGTGGAAGAACAAGTCATTCCAAAAGGGAACTATTTCGTGGAATCAGGCAAGATCTGCGCATCCATTGGCTTTGTGTATAACGGCATTTTCCGTTCCTGTTATTACAATAAACAGGGAGATAGCTTCACCCGGTACTTTATTTATGAAGGCCGTTTCGTAGGAGATATCAATGGCTTTCTTGACAGAACCCCTTCCTCAGAATATATAGAAGCGATTACAGATGCGAAGCTCTGGGTGATCAGCAGGGAATACTTTGCCTTACTGGAATCGCAGATACCTGCCTGGGCGCAACTGCTCGCCCGGCTCAATTCTTCCGTACTGGAAAATAAAATGCGAGCCGTCAGCAACATGCTGACACAAGACGCACAAACCCGTTACCTCAATTTCCTGGAACATTATCCCGGATTAGCCAATCGTGTACCACAATCTATGCTGGCATCCTATCTGGGCATCACACCATCCTCCCTCAGCCGTATCCGGAAAAATATCACCTGAGCATTTTTCTTGTCAAATGACAATACGATTCTTGTCGCCTGTCCTCAACTTTGTGCTGTCTTTAATCATCGAATGAACAGCATCAATTATGAAACTGGATATTGTTTTAGGTCTTCAGTGGGGAGACGAAGGAAAAGGTAAGATCGTGGATGTCCTTGCACCTGCATATGGTATGGTAGCCCGTTATCACGGTGGTTCGAATGCCGGCCATACAATTGTTTTTGAAGGAAAGAAAATGGTCCTCAATACGGTACCCTCGGGTATATTCAATCAACAGACGGCCAATATTATCGGCAGCGGTGTGGTACTGGATCTGCTGGCCTTTCATAAAGAAGTAACAGGTTTACAGGCAAACGGATTTACTGTTGCCGAATGGCAGAACCTGTCCATCTCACGCAAGGCACATCTCTTACTGCCAACACACCGTCTCATAGACAAACTCTCTGAAGAGTCCCTGGGACTGCAAAAGATCGGTTCTACACAGAAAGGTATCAGTCTGGCGTATGCGGATAAAATGTTACGTCGTGGATTACGCGCCGGAGATATCCTCTTACCGGATTTCGAAGAAAAGTGTAAAGAGCTGTTATCGGCACATACACAACAGATAAAGACACACTATCAACAAGACATAGATACAGATACATTATATGCGGAAATACAGGAGGCACTGAAAACCGTATTATTATTCCCCATTATCGATACAGAATCAGGTGTTAATCAATATCTCTGCAAGGGTGGTAAAGTACTGGCAGAAGGCGCACAGGGCACATTGCTGGATATAGATCATGGTACTTATCCGTATGTCACTTCTTCCAGCACAACAGCAGCAGGCGCCTGTTCCGGCCTGGGTATCGCACCACAGAAAGTCGGCG contains the following coding sequences:
- a CDS encoding AraC family transcriptional regulator, which gives rise to MKETLYKPFEIDVKEMESFPVKKRKITFFELIYVVAGTGIQYVNGNQFSYKKGNLFLLTPQDSYSFDISTITRFFFVRFNEYYVRDKSPHDAAAIHCIESILQNASHRPGCILKNKTDKPLIAALVESIIAEQEHQQIYYGRITAQIVNTIITIVARNIALKLPKNIKENTGELVLDMLHFIQQHIFEPEMLSAEKLSAHFNIALNYLGRYFKKQTGDTLQDYITHYKVRLIETRLLHSDMRITEIAHELSFTDESHLNRTFKKIKGMSPSAYRKQYAIPCY
- a CDS encoding lipocalin-like domain-containing protein; the encoded protein is MKHILPFFLTTLGAYIALPATGQQLTGTWQLTAADMIMPDGKQERDYGANPHGIAIFTADGHYTVEIFREQRMPFASKDREKGTPEEYRDAVLSMSCHFGTYEVDPVKGTIRFHIDKASFPNSDGTTRENTFILKEDQLSWQLPPRPNGEIPISVFRRIR
- a CDS encoding Crp/Fnr family transcriptional regulator → MEQLIAYVEQFGQLTASQKSLVLAGVEEQVIPKGNYFVESGKICASIGFVYNGIFRSCYYNKQGDSFTRYFIYEGRFVGDINGFLDRTPSSEYIEAITDAKLWVISREYFALLESQIPAWAQLLARLNSSVLENKMRAVSNMLTQDAQTRYLNFLEHYPGLANRVPQSMLASYLGITPSSLSRIRKNIT
- a CDS encoding adenylosuccinate synthase, which produces MKLDIVLGLQWGDEGKGKIVDVLAPAYGMVARYHGGSNAGHTIVFEGKKMVLNTVPSGIFNQQTANIIGSGVVLDLLAFHKEVTGLQANGFTVAEWQNLSISRKAHLLLPTHRLIDKLSEESLGLQKIGSTQKGISLAYADKMLRRGLRAGDILLPDFEEKCKELLSAHTQQIKTHYQQDIDTDTLYAEIQEALKTVLLFPIIDTESGVNQYLCKGGKVLAEGAQGTLLDIDHGTYPYVTSSSTTAAGACSGLGIAPQKVGEVYGIFKAYTTRVGNGPFPTELTDETGTLLRTKGHEFGAVTKRPRRTGWLDIPYLKYAIILNGVTQLVLTKLDVLQGMEQIAVCTHYSETDGISLPPYTADVTPVYQVLKGWNEDLTGIRSKDELPAACLAYIAFLEAQLQLPVRYISVGPDREQMIVVPFPD